In Naumovozyma dairenensis CBS 421 chromosome 2, complete genome, the following are encoded in one genomic region:
- the FBP26 gene encoding fructose-2,6-bisphosphatase (similar to Saccharomyces cerevisiae FBP26 (YJL155C); ancestral locus Anc_1.192), with translation MGFHTISNDKDLKICVFMVGLPATGKSFISQKIVRYLSWLSIPVKCFNVGQSRRELGVVSPDAEFFNSQNEENYKLRQKALSNTMEQLFQWFEKEDGTVGIVDATCSTRERRQWIIKQCEMYDIKPMFLESWCNDDELIMKNIKDINSTSPDYTDVDPMMAELDFKKKIQYYKNVYESLNSQTDSEVTFVKLINISEEVIINKIQTYLQSRIVFYVMNIRIKPRCIWLSRHGESIYNVEKKIGGDSLLSERGLQYAKKLKEMIEENAPGEDLTVWTSTLKRTQQTAQYLNFKKLQWKALDELDAGVCDGMTYEEIEEVYPEDFKARDEDKYFYRYRGGESYRDVVIRLEPIIMELERRENILIITHQAVLRCIYAYFMNVPQEESPWMAIPLHTLIKLEPRAYGTKVTKMKANIPAVSTYKEKGTSHVGEADVSNKKNDKFHNLLINAPEIISPVASSTNLGKFGDLSKQ, from the coding sequence ATGGGATTCCATACAATttctaatgataaagatCTGAAAATTTGTGTATTTATGGTTGGTTTACCTGCCACTGGTAAATCCTTTATATCACAAAAAATAGTAAGGTATCTTTCATGGTTATCTATCCCAGTGAAATGTTTCAACGTTGGACAATCAAGACGAGAATTAGGGGTTGTTTCACCTGATGCtgaattctttaattctcaaaatgaagaaaattataaGCTTAGACAAAAGGCTCTCTCTAATACTATGGAGCAACTTTTCCAATGGTTTGAGAAGGAAGATGGAACCGTGGGGATTGTGGATGCTACATGTAGTACTAGAGAGAGACGTCAATGGATTATAAAGCAATGTGAAATGTATGATATTAAACCAATGTTTCTGGAGAGTTGGtgtaatgatgatgaattgattatgaaaaatattaaggATATAAATTCTACTTCACCTGATTATACAGATGTAGATCCCATGATGGCAGAATTGGattttaaaaagaaaattcaatattataaaaatgttTACGAATCTTTGAATTCTCAAACTGATTCAGAAGTGACTTTTGTTAAATTGATCAATATTTCGGAAGAagttataataaataaaatccAAACTTATTTACAAAGTAGGATTGTCTTTTATGTTATGAATATTAGAATAAAACCAAGATGTATATGGTTATCAAGACATGGTGAATCAATATATAACgtggaaaagaaaattggtGGTGATTCCCTTTTATCAGAAAGAGGTTTACAATATgcaaagaaattgaaggaaatgattgaagaaaatgcaCCTGGAGAAGATTTGACCGTTTGGACATCTACTTTGAAAAGAACTCAACAAACTGCtcaatatttaaattttaaGAAACTACAATGGAAAGCtcttgatgaattagatgCAGGTGTCTGTGATGGAATGAcatatgaagaaattgaagaagtttATCCAGAAGATTTCAAAGCAAgagatgaagataaatatTTCTATAGATATCGTGGTGGTGAATCGTATAGAGATGTGGTTATACGTCTTGAACCAATTATAATGGAGTTAGAACGTCgagaaaatatattaattataaCACATCAAGCTGTTTTAAGATGTATTTATGCATATTTCATGAATGTTCCACAAGAGGAATCTCCTTGGATGGCAATCCCATTACATACATTGATTAAATTAGAACCAAGAGCATACGGAACTAAAGTCACTAAAATGAAGGCCAATATACCTGCTGTGAGTACTTATAAGGAGAAAGGTACAAGTCATGTTGGTGAAGCAGATGTATCTAATAAGAAAAACGATAAATTtcataatttattaataaatgcACCAGAGATAATATCTCCAGTGGcatcttcaacaaatttAGGAAAATTTGGTGATCTATctaaacaataa
- the NDAI0B00110 gene encoding uncharacterized protein — MQLLMLYILTLVNIFQIGTANVLPSLDSLSTNKTFQKEYSFQSIERLSNRLEISKGITPKTAFIFQLTTIIFHSNHSLSNKKTVPIVNLIKEKFEELLVLESLHGISGEIPLKKDMISITDDITKLASQYEQLVRNKISWKERILINKGFKVAIAKYLNHNLKKLINLKCQTILLYGKEGPHNNNSNHDLIDSGYRILRHSSFALKAAINTIELIQKNSSSAELTKLIHDHFNYLPAIEDKMVLIDGIVDKLRNDKFKIMVDPPELKFLIKGLKTLAEGMVFLALCVVLSNVFCSVVFILTISVAVVIWMIIFWRMLNT, encoded by the coding sequence atgcaATTGTTAATGCTCTATATTCTCACATTGGTTAACATTTTTCAGATTGGAACAGCAAATGTTCTTCCATCATTGGATTCCTTATCTACAAATAAAACATTTCAAAAGGAATATTCTTTCcaatcaattgaaagattatcTAACCGTTTGGAAATATCTAAAGGTATAACACCAAAAACTGCATTTATTTTCCAACTAACcacaataatatttcacaGTAATCattctttatcaaataaaaagacAGTACCCATAGTTAACctaattaaagaaaaattcgAAGAATTGTTAGTACTGGAAAGTTTGCATGGTATTTCTGGTGAAATTCCCTTAAAGAAAGATATGATTTCAATTACTGATGATATTACAAAATTAGCCTCACAGTATGAACAATTGGTAAGgaataaaatatcatgGAAGGAGAGAATTCTTATAAATAAAGGATTCAAAGTGGCAATtgcaaaatatttaaatcataatttgaaaaaattgataaatctgAAATGTCAAACAATATTGTTATATGGAAAAGAAGGACCCcacaataataatagtaatcatgatttaattgattctGGATATCGAATTTTAAGACATTCATCATTCGCATTGAAAGCTGCTATCAACACAATTGAATTgatacaaaaaaatagttCAAGTGCGGAATTAACTAAATTGATTCATGATCATTTCAATTATTTACCTGCCATAGAAGACAAAATGGTTTTAATAGATGGAATCGTGGACAAACTACGAAATGACAAGTTTAAGATAATGGTTGATCCTCCagaattaaaatttttaattaaagGATTGAAAACTTTAGCTGAAGGTATGGTTTTCCTTGCCTTGTGTGTTGTATTATCTAATGTGTTTTGTTCCGTCGTTTTCATTTTAACTATTTCTGTGGCAGTGGTAATTTGGATGATAATTTTCTGGCGGATGTTAAATACatga
- the INO1 gene encoding inositol-3-phosphate synthase INO1 (similar to Saccharomyces cerevisiae INO1 (YJL153C); ancestral locus Anc_1.195) — MTTSSNTNNNTSSTVEYSTNTNSSGDFNWSLNSDKCKYSQSENALLTNYTYNKTIVDIQQSHNNNNINVSTLTKDYNFKVDLKIPKIGVMLVGMGGNNGTTFLASLLANKNNLTFNNKDGPYNIKERGGFLGSMTQSSTLYLGKNQQTNEDVYVPFNSILPMCNPNDLIISGWDISGENMFKAMQRAKVLEYDLQEKLKPLMESYTPLKSIYYPDFIAMNQLDRADNCINYTTKGTNHDAYSIKNKWNDLLTIRQNIKDFKNDNKLDKVIILWTATTEKFAEVIPGINDTFENLLNSIKANHKEIAPSTIFATASILENCPYINGSPQNTFVPGLIDLAERENVLIAGDDFKTGQTKLKSVLAQFLIDAGIKPISIASYNHLGNNDGLNLSSSLQFKSKEITKSNVIDDMIKSNQILYPQSDKMKKKNKDVDHCIVIKYMESIGDSKVAMDEYYNELMLGGHNRISIHNVCEDSLLASPIILDLIIMCEFCSRITYIESGNQQGDGNYQQFYPVLSLLSYWLKAPLTRPGYEPINGLNKQRMALDNFMRLLIGLPPIDELRFEERLM; from the coding sequence ATGACTACATCTTCCAATACAAATAACAACACTTCCAGTACTGTTGAATATTCAACAAACACTAACTCTTCCGGTGACTTCAACTGGTCCTTAAATTCAGataaatgtaaatattctCAATCTGAAAATGCTTTATTGACCAATTATACTTACAACAAAACCATTGTAGATATTCAACAATCacacaataataataatatcaacgTATCCACTCTCACAAAGGattataattttaaagTAGATTTAAAGATACCAAAAATTGGTGTCATGTTAGTCGGGATGGGAGGTAATAACGGTACTACTTTCTTAGCTTCATTATTAGCTAACAAAAATAACTTaactttcaataataaagatggaCCATACAACATTAAAGAAAGGGGGGGATTCCTTGGTTCAATGACTCAATCTTCTACTTTATATTTAGGTAAAAATCAACAAACAAATGAAGATGTTTACGTACCATTCAATTCAATCTTACCAATGTGTAATCCAAATGATTTAATCATATCAGGTTGGGATATTAGTGGTGAAAATATGTTTAAAGCAATGCAAAGAGCAAAAGTATTAGAATATGatttacaagaaaaattaaaaccGTTAATGGAATCTTATACTCCTTTGAAATCAATCTATTATCCAGACTTTATCGCTATGAATCAATTAGATAGAGCTGATAATTGTATCAATTATACCACTAAGGGTACCAATCATGATGCTTATTccattaaaaataaatggaatgatttattaacCATTAGacaaaatattaaagattttaaaaatgataataaattagataaagtTATCATATTATGGACTGCAACTACTGAAAAATTCGCTGAAGTTATCCCCGGTATTAACGatacttttgaaaatttactCAACTCAATTAAGGCCAATCATAAGGAAATTGCTCCCTCGACTATTTTCGCTACCGCATCTATTTTAGAAAACTGTCCATATATTAATGGATCTCCACAAAACACTTTTGTACCAGGTTTAATCGATTTAGCTGAACGTGAAAACGTATTAATTGCAGGGGATGATTTCAAGACAGGTCaaacaaaattgaaatctgTATTGGCTCAATTCTTAATTGATGCTGGGATTAAACCAATCTCTATTGCATCTTATAATCATTTGGGTAACAACGATGGGTTgaatttatcttcttcattacAATTCAAATCTAAGGAAATTACGAAAAGTAACgttattgatgatatgaTTAAATCCAATCAAATCTTATATCCTCAATCAgacaaaatgaaaaaaaagaacaaagaTGTAGATCATTGTATcgttattaaatatatggAATCCATTGGAGATTCAAAAGTTGCAATGgatgaatattataatgaattaatgtTAGGTGGTCATAATAGAATTTCCATCCATAACGTTTGTgaagattcattattagcATCTCCAATCATTCTAGATTTAATTATTATGTGTGAATTTTGTTCAAGAATTACATATATTGAATCAGGTAATCAACAAGGCGATGgaaattatcaacaattttaCCCTGTTTTGAGTTTGTTGAGTTATTGGTTGAAAGCTCCATTGACAAGACCTGGATATGAACCTATTAATGGGTTGAATAAACAAAGAATGGCTTTGGATAATTTTATGAGATTGTTAATTGGATTGCCAccaattgatgaattaagaTTCGAAGAAAGATTGATGTAA
- the VPS35 gene encoding retromer subunit VPS35 (similar to Saccharomyces cerevisiae VPS35 (YJL154C); ancestral locus Anc_1.193) codes for MPAASTSTTSSSNALSYSSSVEKAIVTIDQHATLMNQYLEDDHLLLALKHATIMLTELRNPNLSPKDYYQLYLQCFDPLTNSLSKYLRTQSQNDKIDLYEIYEFVQYTGNILPRLYLMIIVGINYLQFVEDLNTKNEILKDLMEMMLGEQHSIRGLFLRYFFIQFFFSFSKTPQDNVFELIAFHPNPNDPPLSSSSSSTSLDHENDDEELKFIITEILMKNFIEINKLWIKIQFHGPSSQKHQRHIERNELKTLVGFQIVKISELLPPPPSSPPSSSKDGVSTSSTSSIKILKNDFLPLYLQNIIQCNDSLSQEYLIDIYIQIFPIEFILKNLDQLLLTIINLSPHVSIDIIIINLIEKFRTTSNIESEDDKTIAILVEDNLLFEKFYNFLIKYIQQKTMQTQISADSDEGNNNKIGTRPRILLLSLLPLFDHIIQLTLFWYPNNFENLNKIFEVMKDNLNLIEFNNKQNIIQIRQLLTFHNLTLNANGKEAMGFIIDSNFLLKLITNSESYKSLIIDSLSNYRSLQYDILIELVSAFIENDIELQLESIDQLQKIYTYLPTTTKYTVSSSYTTKSFQIYSFNYEFYIITSTKKNQELKYITIDSQIDILINLKNWLLKSTKKTMLDNNELQHHHNQHYSSGQNKNNIWGIYPSIITSFWRIINKCHILKSKQINDKFKLRYNQLIINLFKHLSKFINDILVNPSFSSSSSSSSSSSSNNLQEIFKLILRTSTFAQNIQQFDIANDFITQSFIILEDQLNSDSSIQYESLLLLIRTLNQLKTNNANNGNEVMNDLRIRCVSRCSKLLKKKHQCRSIYLCSYLWSNDNDVKDKDESNQGARKYIMECIQRSIRIADSIMDGLISCQLLIEILNQCIYFNTKALSDGVFVIFNEKFMSSLIELIKKSIESLQNDQDNYDQDMIKPLRFIFTLNDQVIGYEMGKISFVSKLVAPDFQSKYVNEMIQSVDEYFNRTCKYIENIEHIEV; via the coding sequence ATGCCCGCTGCTTCTACTTCTACTACTTCGTCTTCAAATGCATTATCATACTCATCATCTGTCGAAAAGGCTATTGTAACAATAGATCAACATGCCAcattaatgaatcaataTCTAGAAGATGATCACCTATTACTGGCATTAAAACATGCTACTATCATGTTAACTGAATTAAGAAATCCAAACTTATCTCCGaaagattattatcaaCTTTATTTACAATGTTTTGATCCATTaacaaattcattatcaaaatatcttcGAACTCAATCtcaaaatgataaaatcGATTTGTATGAAATTTACGAATTCGTTCAATATACGGGCAACATTTTACCAAGATTATATCTTATGATCATTGTAggaataaattatttacaatttgttgaagatttaaacacaaagaatgaaattttaaaagatttaatGGAAATGATGTTAGGTGAACAACATTCCATTAGAGGATTATTCTtaagatattttttcattcaattctttttctcattttcaaaaactcCTCAAGATAATGTTTTTGAATTAATCGCCTTTCATCCAAATCCGAATGACCCcccattatcatcatcatcatcatcaacatcacTTGATCATGAAAATGACGAcgaagaattgaaatttataatCACTGAAAtactaatgaaaaattttattgaaattaataaattatggATTAAAATACAATTCCATGGTCCATCAAGTCAAAAACATCAAAGACATATCGaaagaaatgaattgaaaactttagTTGGATTCCAAATTGTCAAAATTTCAGAATTAttaccaccaccaccatcatcaccaccatcttcttcaaaagaCGGTGTGTCAACCTCATCCACGTCGTCGATtaagatattgaaaaatgatttcttaccattatatttacaaaatataattcaatgtAACGATTCATTATCacaagaatatttaatcgatatttatattcaaattttccccattgaattcattttgaaaaatttggatcAATTATTACTAACCATTATAAACTTATCACCTCATGTCTCCATtgatattataataatcaatcTTATTGAGAAATTTAGAACGACCTCAAACATCGAaagtgaagatgataaaacTATCGCAATACTTGTGgaagataatttattatttgaaaaattttataatttcttaattaaatatattcaacaGAAAACTATGCAGACACAAATCTCTGCAGACAGTGACGAAGGCAACAACAATAAGATAGGAACTAGACcaagaatattattgttatcgttacttccattatttgatcatataattcaattaacTTTATTTTGGTATCCAAACAATTTcgaaaatttaaataaaattttcgAAGTAATGAAGGATAActtaaatttaattgagtttaataataaacaaaatataattcaaattcgTCAATTATTAACTTTCCATAATTTAACATTGAATGCAAATGGGAAAGAAGCCATGGGATTTATCATCGATTCTAATTTCCTACTGAAATTAATTACCAACTCTGAATCgtataaatcattaataatcGATTCTCTGAGTAATTATCGATCTTTACaatatgatatattaattgaattggtTTCTgcatttattgaaaatgatattgaattaCAATTAGAATCTATCGatcaattacaaaaaatttatacCTATCTTCCAACCACTACTAAATATACCGTATCATCTTCCTACACAACAAAAAGTTTccaaatttattcatttaattATGAATTCTATATTATCACCTCCacgaaaaaaaatcaagaactAAAATATATCACTATCGATTCTCAAATTGACATATtgatcaatttgaaaaattggtTATTAAAAAGTACAAAGAAAACTATGTTAGACAATAACGAATTAcagcatcatcataatcAGCATTATAGTAGTGgacaaaataaaaacaatatatgGGGAATATATCCATCCATTATAACATCATTTTGGagaataattaataaatgtcatattttaaaatctaaacaaattaatgacaaatttaaattaagatataatcaattaataataaacttaTTCAAACATCTTTCGAAATTCATCAACGACATCCTAGTCAATCCATCattctcatcatcatcatcgtcatcatcgtcatccTCGTCGAATAATTTACAAGAGATCTTTAAATTGATCTTGAGGACATCAACTTTTGCTCAAaatattcaacaatttGATATTGCAAATGATTTCATCACTCAaagtttcatcattttggaagatcaattaaattcagATTCATCAATACAATATGAGTCGTTGCTCTTACTAATCAGGACATTAAATCAACTCAAAACAAATAATGCAAATAACGGTAACGAAGTTATGAATGATTTACGTATAAGATGTGTATCTAGATGTtctaaattattgaaaaagaaacatcaATGTAGATCAATATATCTATGTTCATATCTTTGGagtaatgataatgatgttaaagataaagatgaGTCGAATCAAGGAGCGAGGAAATATATCATGGAATGTATACAACGATCCATAAGAATTGCTGATTCAATAATGGATGGATTAATAAGTTgtcaattattaattgaaattttaaatCAATGTATTTACTTTAATACCAAGGCATTAAGTGATGGTGTTTTTGTCATATTCAATGAGAAATTCATGAGTTCCcttattgaattaattaagaaatcaatagaatcattacaaaatgaCCAAGATAACTATGATCAAGACATGATAAAACCATTACgatttatatttacattAAATGATCAAGTTATTGGGTATGAGATgggaaaaatttcatttgtttCTAAATTGGTAGCACCTGATTTCCAATCTAAATATGTTAACGAAATGATTCAATCAGTGgatgaatatttcaacagaacatgtaaatatattgaaaatatagaaCATATCGAAGtataa
- the SSY5 gene encoding Ssy5p (similar to Saccharomyces cerevisiae SSY5 (YJL156C); ancestral locus Anc_1.191), producing the protein MVRRLFNFNRKNNYNDNDHNKENNSSSPQNVPLDARPQISSFDEDDNITEAEEQETKPSSSIFSKGRSTYHTSNSSDFSSAFHSQKNTHTKLQTSSSTHFGDVGKPLKVLQTHRLDSLNIVPEEEPEIILPDVTRSSTTGHTEPTQFVEPSFDSQAKAIAIPQQSQPQTLNHATSTKDYQSVTDRSNIDAVKKELHILETNLSDLMDDIHQNVTNISKAVIESIEFFKDFTLNFDELKLPKTYKFNFQNNYSLRVITKIVLHFIDNLLISDGLSNSRSILLRRYMYFLKKLDISILSNDETTNDTDYFTTINNLNSSNMSSHPLPHMTNFCITEESNFPSTIKIGEIMNKLTRTNSSTISEQEGSFIAPILRGLSKNSAILTIMFGIPNLKQDHLEMVKVLYSLFPDVHFYCCKDYIKPCADILNLQQEQNISSSSTTTNHLFDNIPPSSVSQSRYQFSPPYRVAPNPLQPPISMSISRDENTKITGTLGGYIFPQIDESNAKLSKFAGSTFAITCAHVVLSESQEFPNVSIPSTILQTAYKTTLINEANKYPKNSKEQVAFIEEASHVERNIEWQKNNKFGQVVWGERSIIDQKLSDFAIIKVDGKYHCENTIGIDPKSIPDPTLRFQNTLVKKKILKVKSGLKVFKIGSSSNFTTGQINGAKIVYWADGKLQSSEFIVSSPSPMFATAGDSGAWILTKLEDHVGLGVVGMLHSYDGEQKQFGLFTPISNIMERLNTVTGIQWDIDRPVK; encoded by the coding sequence ATGGTTAGAAgattattcaatttcaatagGAAAAACAATTATAACGATAATGATCACAATAAGGAAAATAATTCGAGCTCGCCTCAAAATGTCCCATTAGATGCAAGACCTcaaatatcttcatttgatgaggatgataatattactGAAGcagaagaacaagaaacgaaaccatcatcttcaatattctCAAAAGGTAGATCGACATATCATACAAGTAACTCGTCTGATTTTAGTAGTGCTTTCCATTCACAAAAAAATACTCATACCAAATTACAAACAAGCTCCTCTACACATTTCGGAGATGTAGGCAAACCATTAAAAGTATTGCAAACTCATAGATTagattctttaaatattgtCCCTGAAGAAGAGCCAGAGATAATACTTCCTGATGTCACACGATCATCAACTACTGGTCATACAGAGCCAACACAATTTGTAGAACCTAGTTTTGATTCACAGGCTAAAGCTATTGCAATACCGCAACAGTCTCAACCACAAACTCTAAATCATGCAACTTCTACAAAAGATTATCAATCTGTAACAGATCGTTCAAATATAGATGCGGTAAAGAAAGAACTACATATATTAGAAACAAATCTATCTGATCTAATGGATGATATTCATCAAAATGTaacaaatatatcaaaagctgttattgaatcaattgaattcttcaaagattttACTTTAAATTTCgatgaattgaaacttCCCAAGACTTACAAGTtcaatttccaaaataacTATTCTTTAAGAGTCATCACGAAAATTGTATTACATTTCATTGacaatttattgatttcaGATGGACTTAGTAATTCAAGATCAATCCTTTTAAGAAGATACATGTATTTCCTTAAGAAATTGGACATTAGtattttatctaatgatGAAACTACTAATGATACAGATTATTTTACAACaataaacaatttgaaTAGCAGTAACATGTCATCACATCCTTTACCACATATGACAAATTTTTGTATCACTGAAGAATCGAATTTTCCAAGCACAATTAAAATTGGagaaataatgaataaattaacTAGGACAAATTCATCCACAATTTCAGAACAAGAAGGTTCTTTCATAGCACCAATATTAAGAGGTTTAAGTAAAAACTCCGCTATATTAACTATAATGTTTGGTATTCCGAACTTAAAACAAGATCATTTAGAAATGGTTAAAGTgttatattcattattccCAGATGTTCATTTCTATTGTTGTAAAGATTATATCAAACCATGTGCTGATATTCTAAATctacaacaagaacaaaatatatcatcatcatcaacaacaacaaaccACCTTTTCGATAATATACCGCCATCGTCAGTGTCACAATCACGATATCAATTTTCTCCTCCTTATAGAGTCGCACCTAATCCATTACAACCACCAATCTCTATGTCAATATCAAGAGATGAAAACACTAAAATAACTGGGACTTTAGGTGGTTATATATTCCCACAAATTGATGAATCAAACGCCAAACTATCGAAATTTGCTGGCTCAACTTTCGCTATAACATGTGCTCATGTAGTTCTTTCCGAATCTCAAGAATTCCCTAATGTTTCAATACCTTCAACAATACTTCAAACAGCATATAAAACTACATTAATTAACGAAGCTAATAAGTACCCTAAAAATTCTAAAGAACAGGTGGCATTCATAGAAGAAGCTTCTCACGTAGAAAGAAACATTGAATggcaaaaaaataataaatttggtCAAGTAGTTTGGGGTGAAAGATCAATAATTgatcaaaaattatctGATTTTGCAATAATTAAAGTTGATGGGAAATATCATTGTGAAAATACAATAGGTATTGATCCAAAATCTATACCAGATCCAACTTTAAGATTCCAAAACACTTTagtcaagaagaaaatcttAAAAGTGAAATCCGGATTgaaagttttcaaaattggtTCTTCAAGTAATTTCACAACGGGACAAATTAACGGTGCGAAAATCGTTTATTGGGCAGATGGGAAATTACAAAGTAGTGAATTCATTGTATCTTCTCCTTCTCCAATGTTCGCCACTGCAGGTGATTCAGGGGCTTGGATATTGACTAAATTGGAGGATCATGTTGGGTTAGGTGTTGTGGGAATGTTACATTCGTATGATGGTGAACAGAAACAATTTGGGTTGTTTACTCCCATTAGTAATATCATGGAAAGATTGAATACTGTTACAGGTATTCAATGGGATATAGACAGACCagttaaataa
- the SNA3 gene encoding Sna3p (similar to Saccharomyces cerevisiae SNA3 (YJL151C); ancestral locus Anc_1.197): MTNTNNSNNDSNREERPRFSINQDDLLLVIISVFVPPIGVLIRKGFFSKEFLLNFILFLILFFPATIHAFYVIYETSQERISATADESRNTPTDATASIPLVTSNANGVVVNSNRDKKGNGNFDVDLEVNLNEGGHDNYDDNDDVRSTDGLLLPSYDDIVESSGQNGKSNDGLQDNKIQFNQLP; the protein is encoded by the coding sequence ATGACAAACACTAATAATAGCAATAACGACAGTAACAGGGAGGAAAGACCACGattttcaatcaatcaagATGATCTTCTATTAGTCATTATATCAGTGTTTGTACCACCCATTGGTGTTTTGATTAGGAAAGGATTCTTTAGTAAAGAAttcttattgaattttatattatttttaattttatttttccctGCTACCATTCATGCATTTTATGTGATTTATGAAACAAGTCAAGAAAGAATTAGCGCAACTGCAGATGAAAGCAGAAATACTCCTACAGACGCTACTGCTAGTATTCCATTGGTAACATCTAATGCTAACGGAGTGGTAGTAAATAGCAACAGAGATAAGAAAGGTAATGGTAATTTTGATGTTGATTTAGAGGTAAATCTTAATGAGGGAGGGCATGACaattatgatgataacGATGATGTCCGTAGTACAGATGGATTATTGTTACCAAGTTATGACGATATTGTGGAAAGTTCTGGACAAAATGGGAAGTCTAACGATGGTCTTCAGGATAACAAGATTCAATTTAACCAATTACCTTAG